AGCACGGTGGCTTCGCAGTTTGGCAGGAGGCCGACCATGAATTCCGAACGCATCGCGACCGAGTTTCGCATCCCCGACGAAGTCTGGGACCTGGATGGAGCCGCTGCTGCCCAAGCAACGGAAGCGGACCAAGAAGGGTGGGCGACCGCCGTTGGCCCTGCGCGACGTCGCCGACGGCGTGTTCTATGTGCTGCGGACCGGCTGTCAGTGGAAGGCGGTGCCCAAGGTGTTCGGTTCGGGCAGCAGTCTGCATCGCTACTTTCAGTTGTGGGTCCGCAAGGGCGTGTTCCGCGCCTTGTGGCGTGCGGGCTTGCAAGAGTACGAGGCCTTCGCCGGCAT
This region of Pirellulales bacterium genomic DNA includes:
- a CDS encoding transposase, with translation MEPLLPKQRKRTKKGGRPPLALRDVADGVFYVLRTGCQWKAVPKVFGSGSSLHRYFQLWVRKGVFRALWRAGLQEYEAFAGIQWDWQSIDGAMTKAPLGGEKNREKPYRSRQERHEALPAYRWRRRSAGDRRRRRQYA